Proteins found in one Triticum urartu cultivar G1812 chromosome 4, Tu2.1, whole genome shotgun sequence genomic segment:
- the LOC125552476 gene encoding replication protein A 70 kDa DNA-binding subunit B-like: MDAKSVTPSAVALILSNPTPESPDDVPEIVVQVLDLKPIGSRFTFMASDGEAKVKAILSTHFASEVHSGKLQNLGLVRILNYTCNDIPQKTDKMVIITKCEVVSQALDAEIKSEVKIEEPPVLMKPKEEAAGLSKPIGAAPATIMLKPRHDVKSASQIVSEQRGNAAPAARLAMTRRVHPLISLNPYQGNWVIKVRVTSKGNLRSYRNARGEGHVFNVELTDEDGTQIQATMFNEAAKKFYPVFELGKVYYISKGSLRIANKQFKTVQNDYEMTLNETAVVEEAEGESFIPPVQYNFVKIDMLGPYVGGRELVDIIGVVQSVSPTLSIRRKIDNESIPKRDIVVADDSNKTVTISLWNDLATTVGEELLDMVDSAPIIAVKSLKVSDFQGVSVSTVGKSTLVINPELPEAEKLRAWYESEGKGTTLASVGAGMGASNAGGLRSMYSDRVFLSHITSDPNLGQDKPVFFSLYANISNIKPDQTMWYRACTTCNKKVTEALGSGFWCEGCQKNYEQCSLRYIMVIKVSDPTGEAWLSLFNDQAERIVGCSADELDRIRKEEGDDMFQLKLKEATWIPHLFRVSVVQNEYMGEKRQRITVRSESPVDYSAEARYQLEEIAKLTSS, translated from the exons ATGGACGCCAAGTCGGTGACGCCGAGCGCCGTGGCCCTCATCCTCTCCAACCCCACGCCGGAGTCGCCCGACGACGTGCCGGAGATCGTCGTGCAGGTCCTCGACCTCAAACCCATCGGCTCCCGCTTCAC TTTCATGGCCAGCGACGGGGAGGCGAAGGTCAAGGCGATCCTCTCCACCCACTTCGCGTCGGAGGTCCACTCCGGCAAGCTCCAGAACCTCGGCCTCGTCCGCATCCTCAACTACACATGCAACGACATCCCACAAAAGACGGACAA GATGGTGATCATCACGAAGTGCGAGGTCGTGTCCCAGGCTCTTGACGCCGAGATCAAGAGCGAGGTCAAGATAGAAGAGCCACCGGTTCTCATGAAGCCCAAGGAGGAGGCTGCGGGTCTCTCCAAGCCCATTGGCGCCGCCCCGGCTACGATTATGCTGAAGCCAAGGCACGACGTGAAGTCCGCGTCCCAGATTGTTAGCGAGCAGCGCGGAAA TGCTGCTCCCGCTGCTCGCTTGGCCATGACGAGGCGGGTGCATCCTCTGATCTCCCTCAACCCCTACCAGGGCAACTGGGTCATCAAGGTGCGGGTCACAAGCAAGGGCAACCTCAGGTCATACAGGAATGCCCGTGGAGAAGGCCATGTCTTCAACGTAGAGCTCACTGACGAGGAT GGCACCCAGATCCAGGCCACCATGTTCAATGAGGCTGCAAAGAAGTTCTATCCTGTGTTTGAGTTGGGGAAGGTCTACTACATCTCCAAGGGTTCACTCAGAATCGCGAACAAGCAGTTCAAGACAGTCCAGAATGACTATGAGATGACCCTGAATGAGACTGCTGTTGTTGAAGAGGCTGAGGGGGAATCTTTCATTCCACCAGTGCAATACAACTTTGTCAAGATTGATATGCTGGGGCCATATGTTGGTGGCAGGGAGTTAGTAG ATATCATTGGTGTTGTTCAGAGTGTATCACCTACCCTGAGCATCAGAAGAAAGATTGACAATGAGTCAATCCCAAAGCGTGACATTGTTGTTGCAGATGACTC GAACAAAACTGTCACCATTTCTCTTTGGAATGATCTTGCCACCACTGTTGGTGAGGAACTCTTGGACATGGTTGACTCTGCACCTATCATTGCAGTGAAGAGCCTGAAAGTATCTGACTTTCAAG GTGTGTCTGTTTCTACAGTAGGCAAAAGCACACTTGTGATTAACCCAGAGTTGCCTGAGGCTGAGAAGCTTAGAGCTTG GTATGAATCTGAAGGCAAGGGTACTACCTTGGCATCAGTTGGTGCTGGAATGGGTGCATCCAACGCTGGTGGCTTGAGATCAATGTACTCTGACAGAGTTTTTCTGTCTCACATCACAAGTGACCCTAACTTGGGCCAGGACAAG CCTGTTTTCTTCAGCCTGTATGCCAACATAAGCAACATTAAGCCTGACCAGACCATGTGGTACCGTGCTTGCACCACCTGCAACAAGAAGGTGACTGAGGCGCTCGGATCAGGATTCTGGTGTGAAGGGTGCCAGAAGAACTATGAGCAGTGCTCATTGAG GTACATCATGGTGATCAAGGTCTCTGATCCCACTGGTGAGGCCTGGCTGTCTCTTTTCAATGACCAAGCAGAGAGAATTGTTGGCTGCAGCGCAGATGAGCTTGATCGGATCAGGAAAGAG GAGGGTGATGACATGTTCCAGCTCAAGCTGAAGGAAGCCACCTGGATTCCCCACCTGTTCCGTGTCAGCGTGGTGCAGAACGAGTACATGGGTGAGAAGAGGCAGAGGATCACCGTGAGGAGTGAGTCACCGGTCGACTACTCTGCTGAAGCAAGGTACCAGCTTGAGGAGATTGCCAAGCTCACCTCCAGCTAG